The following nucleotide sequence is from Flavobacterium sp. N1736.
TCATGTCCAATAGCAGGATATTCTGCAAGTCTTGAAGGAACATAAGAGAAATCATCAGCCCCACTATATGTTTTTGGATTATTGCCTCCAAGGATAAGTTAATCCTAATAGATTTTGTCCAATTGTTCTAGTATCTAAACCATTTGGAGTTAGGTTCTTTTGAATTCCATGCCAAAAATTACCAAATGACTTTTCATCTGCATAACCCTTAATTCCACCACCTTCTTGTTTATTGTAGTAACTGCAAATTCATCTGCTAATGTCGAGCCATCGCTTAATTTACCTTGACCTCCTTCTGACATCTCACCCTCAATGAAAGTACTTTTGTTGTGCAAATGTAACCTGTTGTAATGTCACCATTTGGTCCAACAGAATAGTTATATCCTCCTACTACTAAAGCTCTGTATTTAAAATCGTCGATATTATCATTACCAACAACTCCGTAACCTCCACGTAGTTTTAAACTATTCACTACATTGTTTTCTTTCCAGAATGCTTCTTTTGAAAGTACCCATCCTAAAGAGAATGAAGGGAAAACTCCCCATTTTTTATTTTCACCAAAACGAGTTGATCCGTCACGACGAACAATTCCTGTGAAAAGATATTTCTCCATGTAATCATAATTGGCACGTAAAAACAATGAAGATAATTTGTGCTCAACAAAATCACTTGCTCTGTTTACTCTGTCTGTTTGTGGAATGTCAAAATTAAAAGATGCATCTTTATAACTTGTAATTGGCAAACCAAACATACTTACTCCAATAGAACCACCAATGTTTTCTACATAAGCTCCTTGTCCTGCTAAAATGTTTACCGTATGATCTCCGAATTTATTAGAATATGTAAAATATTTTCAAGAGTCCATGCAAGAGATCTGTTATTATCTGGCTGAAATTATTTCTATCCGCTTTCATGTTTGGATTTAGGTAAAACATCGGTGTAAAACCTTCTTTACCCCAATACGCTAATTTACCACCAAGCGTTGTTCTGAATTTTAAATGTGGAGTGATGTTAGCCTCTAAATAAGCATTTCCAACAAAATCATCTGACCATTCGAATTGACCTAATCTTGTTTGGATATAACCTAAAGGATTCGTCATTTCTTGTTGAACCACAGGAGAAATTCCGTAAGGATTTCCATTAGCATCTCTAATAATACCTGCATTTGCATAATATCCAGTAGTATTTAATGCTGGGTTTGTCTCCACTAACGGAGTAATCGGGTCTAAGTTAATTGCAGAACTTAAAGGACCTCCAAACTCACTGTTTGTATTTCCAATACCTTTCGTTTTTTGGTGTGTGTAACCAAAAGTCTGTCCGAAAGTAAAATAGTCAGAAATTTTATGTGTTGAGTTTAAACGGAAATTTTTCTTTGTATAATTCGAAATATCTGTTGCAACAATACCTTCCTGATCCTGAATACCGAAAGAGGCATAAAAAGTAGATTTTTCACCACCTCCGCTAATGCTTAATTCGTGTGTGTATCTAAAAGCTGAATCATTAAAAATTGCATCCTGCCAATTAGTTCCATTACCAAAAGATGCCGGATCCGCATATTTTTTTGCACCACCATCACGTACAGATCTTTCATTCATTAATGTAGCATAATCTGTAGCATTCAGTAATTTTAATCTTTTAGCCGGACCAGATGTACCTGCAAAACCATTATAATTTACAGAAATTTTTCCTGATTTTCCTTTTAGTCGTAACCAAAATAACTCCTGTCGCAGCACGAGTACCATAAATTGCAGCAGAAGCAGCATCTTTAAGCACCTCGATAGATTCAATATCGCTTTGATTGATAAAACCAATTGCATTTGCATCTACAGCAACACCATCAACAACCCATAAAGGATCATTTCCTCCTTCTCTAAAAGTAGTTATACCTCTAATACGCACTTTTGAAGCTGCACCAGGCTGTCCGGAAGTAGCTGCAACAGTAACACCTGCTGCACGACCTTGTAAAGCTTGCTCTACACGTCCGTTTGGTACTTTTTCAAGATCAGCGGCTTTTACACTCGAGATTGCTCCCGTTACAACTGATTTCTTTTGCGTTCCATATCCCACAACCACAACTTCATTTAATGTTTGCGATTCTGGTTTTAATTGAATTGTAATCTTTGTTCTCCCATTTACAGCTTCAGTTACCGGAGCGTATCCAATAAAAGTAACTGTTAAAACACCGTTTGAAGCGGCCTGAATTTGGAATTTTCCATCAAAATCTGATGCCGTTGACTTTGTTGTTCCTTTTAATACAATAGTAGCACCCGGAACCGGCATTCCACTTTCATCAGTTATAACTCCATTTACTGTGACATCCTGAGCCACAGCTATAACCGAGAATAACAAAGACGAAACACAAAAAATAAGTAATTTTGTTAATTTCATTTTTCTAAAAATTTTGGTTAATTAATTAGTAATTTGATGCAATAATAATGTTATTTTTTTACTATCAACAATTAAAATTCATTACAAAAACACATCAAATTAAATTTTATTACATTACAAAAACCGATCATTTTTTTTATAATCATTTGATATTTAAATACTTAAATAATAAATTACAGATGTTATGAAAATGTTAATTGCAAAAATAAACACTACAGTTAGGTAAGATTGCTTATTTTTATATAAAAAAGTACCTTCTACAACGAAATAGTATGTTAATAAACGCACTAAATAGCTGTAAAACAACAATTTAAATATAAAAAACCGAAACAAGCTATAAAAATTATGAAATTGAGAAAATCATATTTATTATTATTTTTTTTACACTATTCACAATTACACTTTTTGGGCAGGTTAAAAATATTGGACTTCCGGATGTGAGAAATTACAAACGAAATGAATATAAAGGAGGCACACAAAACTGGAACATAGATCAGGATAAGAATGGAAATCTATATTTCGCAAATAATAGTGGTCTTTTACAATTTGACGGCTCTTCATGGCGACAATATCCATTGCCAAACTTAACTTCGGTAAGATGTTTGAAAATTGATGATTCCGGAAAAATATTCGTGGGCGGTTATAATGAATTTGGTTATTTTAAACCAAATGAAAAAGGAAAACTAGAATATACTTCATTATCTAAAAAAGTAGACGCCAATAAAATCAAAATAATCGATTTTATCTGGAAAATACATTCTTTTAACAATCAGGTAATCTTTCAGTCGTTTGCAAGAATATATATTTATAAAGACGGAAAGCTATCTATATTAAAAGCTCCAAAACGATTCCAGTTTTCATTTATAGTAAACAAAAAATTATATCTGCAGGATGAAGAAAAGGAATTTTAGAATACCGTAACGGTCAATTGTATTCTTTACCAAATACAACCTCCCTAAACAATACCGAGGTTTGGGCGATGTATTCAATCTCCAAAGAAAAAATATTAATTATAACACTGGATAAAGGTCTTTTTATCTATGAGAACAATACAATCAAACCGTGGAATACTGAAGCTAATAATTTCATTAAAAAGAACAGTTCGTTAGGCGGAGTCATTATAAAAAACAACTTTATAGTTCTAAACTCCGTTTTGGATGGCATTATAATTTGTGATTTTAACGGAAAAATTATTCAGCATATCAACAGAAAAAAGGGATTACAAAACAATACTGTTTTAACCTCTTTCATTGATAATAAAAATAATCTGTGGCTGGGCCTAGATAATGGTATTGCTTTTATAAATGAAGGTTCGCCGTTTACTTATTTTGGTTTTAGTTATGATATTAGTACTGTTTACGCTTCTGTAATACATGAAGGCAATTTATATGTAGCAACGAATCAAGGTGTTTTCTACCATGCCTGGAACAACGATACTAACAGTTTTAAAGAAGATATTTTTAAACTTGTTGAAGGAACAACAGCACAATCATGGAACGTTCAGGTAATTGACGGATTGCTTATATGTGCAAATAACAGAGGTGCATTACAAATACAAGGTGACAGGGTAACGAATGTAATCGATTCAAAAGGATATTTTGGATTCAAAAAAATTCCCGTAAACCCGGATATTTAATTGGCTCAAATTATGATGGTTTTGCTATTTTTCAAAAAACGCCAAACGGGCTGGTATTTAAAAACCAAGTCGCCGGATTTGACAAGTCTTCAAATATTTTGAGCTCGATCAATCTTATTTATGGTTAAAGAAAGATGAGTCTATTTATCGTATGTCTTTTAGCAGTGATCTCACGAGATTTTCATCTATCAAAAAGATAAATCATTTAACTTCAAAATATAAAAACATCGGAAGCATTCAAATGATCGATAATAAAATATACTTTCAAACTAATAATCATTTTTATAAATACTCTGAAGAACAGGATATATTTTATGAAGACAAAAAAATGTCGGATTTGTTTAAAAATATCCCTGTAATAAATAGTTTAAGTGAAGATTCTAAAGCAAACTTATGGTATGCTTTTGATGAGTCTCTTGGCGTTTTGATGAAAAAAAACAATCAATATGTTAACATTGTTGCGCCATTTTCTAATTTAACCGGTAATTTGGTAAGCAACTATTTATCTGTAAATACAATCGATGCTAACAATATTTTTATCGGTTTAACAGATGGTTTGGCGCATTACGACTCACAGTTACTAAATAATTTTGTAACAAAACCAAAGGCTTTTATTCGCAGCTTTTCATTTCCCGAGACACAATTGTTCTTGGAAACAATCAAAATAAAATAGAGAATATACGAATTCCGTATTCTTCAAATCACGTACGTTTTACTTTTTCATCGCCTACGTATGAAAATCTCGAAAATGTGCAATTTTCATATCAGCTGGAGCCTTTTGATGACAAATGGAGTAATTGGTCGACGATTTCTATTAAAGAATATACAAATCTTCGCGAAGGAGATTATACCATGAATGTTAAAGTGAGAAATAGCTACGGAATACAATCAGAACCCTCGACACTTTTGTTTACTGTATCGCCGCCTTGGTACAGGCATTTTTTAGCGTTCATGGTTTATTTTATTTTCATCATCATCGCAATTTATATTATTTCGAATCGAATAAAAATGAAGATTAGAAAAAATAAATATTATGAAACTATCGAACAAAGAAGGCTTTATCTTGAAAAAGAGTCAAGAATAAGACAAGAACAATACGATCTTGAAAAAGAAATTGAAAAGCTTAAAAACGATAAGCTTCAAATCAAAATCTTAGCAAAAGATAAAGAACTGGTGAACAACTCATTGCAGGTTGTAAAGAAGAATAAAATTTTAAACGGGATTATTCATAAACTTAAAGAAATCGATATTGAAGCTCTTGATGATTCGACTAAATTTCAGGTAAGTAAATTAAACAAAAGCATCGTAAAAGAGGTTAATACTGATAAAAGCTGGAAAGATTTAGAAAAGCATATTAAAAACGTTCATTTTGAATTCCTGAAAAGATTAAAGGAAAAATACCCAACTATTTCGCCGCGAGAACTTGATTTGTCAACCTATTTATTAATGAATATGTCAACGAAGGAAATCGCAGAAATCATGAATATTTCGACAGGCGGAGTTGAACTTGCCAGATACCGATTAAGAAAAAAACTCGGTTTAAATAAGAAGGAAAACTTAATTGGTTTTTTAATGAGTATTTAAAAACAAAAAAGCCATTCGTTGCGACGAATGGCTTTTTTGTTTTATGAATTATGATTAAATATATTCTAAAGTTCGCTCAAGCGCCATTCCTCTTGAACCTTTAATTAAAATGGTATTATCATTAATACTTGCGGTTTTAAGATACTCTGCAAAAGCATCAAAAGTTTCAAAAAAATGAACATTTTCTTTTAGATTTTTATGCTCGTAAAATGCTTTTCCAATTAAATAACAAACGGATTTATTTTGATTAGAAACTGAATCTACAATGATTTTATGTTCTTGCTGACTTTCATTTCCCAACTCAAACATATCTCCTAATATCATAATTTTATTAAGATTGTCTAATTGTACGAAATTTGCAATCGCAACAGCCATACTACTCGGATTGGCGTTGTAAGCATCCAGAATAATCTGGTTTGTTCCTTTTTTAATAATTGCGATCTGTTATTGTCCGGTACATAACCTTCAATAGCTGCTTTAATATCGTTATTATCAACTTTAAAATAAGTTCCTATCGCAACAGCGGCATTTATGTTATTTGCGTTATATAGTCCAATTAAATTAGACTTTACATTAAAATCACTGTATGTAATACCTACAAAAGGATTTGCTTCAATCCAATTTATTTTTACATCGGCATGATCTTTATCTATACCAAAGGTAAAAGACTGAATTGATTTAGATTTCTCGATTTGAATACGATCTTCAAGATTTACAAAAGCAGTTTTATTATTTTTGGCAAGATATTCATACATTTCGCTTTTTCCTTCGATCACGCCTTCAACACCACCAAAACCTTCAAGATGTGCTTTTCCAAAATTGGTTATATAACCATAATCAGGCTGGGCAATTTCGCATAAAAATTCTATTTCTTTTTTATGATTTGCGCCCATTTCAACAATTCCTATTTGAGTTTCACTTGTAAAAGATAACAAGGTTAAAGGAACGCCGATATGATTGTTTAAATTTCCAATGGTAGCTTTTGTTTTGAATTTTTTAGTCAAAACAACATTAATAAGTTCTTTTGTTGTCGTTTTACCGTTACTTCCTGTTAAAGCAATAATAGGTAATTTTAAATAGGCTCTGTGAAATTTTGATAATTCCTGTAAAGCCTCCAAACTGTTTTGAACCAAAATAGTTCTGTCGTCTATTAAATAGGATTCATTATCAATAATAACATACAAAGCGCCTAAATCAAGTGCTTGCTGTGCAAAAATATCGCATCAAAATTTTCTCCCTTAATAGCAAAAAACATAGAACCTTTTTCAATTTTTCGTGTGTCAATTGAAACTGATTTGCATTGCAAAAACAGATTATGAATTTCCTGAATATTCATTTATAAACATTTTTTTTATGAAGTGTAAAAATAGAAAAGTTCTAATAAAAAAATTCCAAATTCCAAACTGAAATCAGCACTGGAATTTGGAATTTTTTATATTGAAATTTCTAAAACTTAGTTTCTAGGCGATTTTCTTCTTTCAGCTTTAGAACCTACTCTTGACATTGCACATCTGAAACCGATATAATCAGTTGCCATATCCTGAGGGAAATATCTTCTTTGAGCCGGATCTAACCAGTAAGCTCTGTCTCTCCAAGAACCTCCTTTGTAAACTCTAACTTTATCATCGATTAAAGTAGTACGTTTACTAGAGTTATCATATTTTCTTACCATTTTACCTAAACTATCAGTAGTGATATTATGTTTAGGAGAATTGTACATATTTTGATCCGCTTTTGCTCCGGCTTCAGAATCTC
It contains:
- a CDS encoding TonB-dependent receptor plug domain-containing protein, whose protein sequence is MKLTKLLIFCVSSLLFSVIAVAQDVTVNGVITDESGMPVPGATIVLKGTTKSTASDFDGKFQIQAASNGVLTVTFIGYAPVTEAVNGRTKITIQLKPESQTLNEVVVVGYGTQKKSVVTGAISSVKAADLEKVPNGRVEQALQGRAAGVTVAATSGQPGAASKVRIRGITTFREGGNDPLWVVDGVAVDANAIGFINQSDIESIEVLKDAASAAIYGTRAATGVILVTTKRKIRKNFCKL
- a CDS encoding TonB-dependent receptor, with amino-acid sequence MFGLPITSYKDASFNFDIPQTDRVNRASDFVEHKLSSLFLRANYDYMEKYLFTGIVRRDGSTRFGENKKWGVFPSFSLGWVLSKEAFWKENNVVNSLKLRGGYGVVGNDNIDDFKYRALVVGGYNYSVGPNGDITTGYICTTKVLSLRVRCQKEVKVN
- a CDS encoding triple tyrosine motif-containing protein, whose protein sequence is MQFSYQLEPFDDKWSNWSTISIKEYTNLREGDYTMNVKVRNSYGIQSEPSTLLFTVSPPWYRHFLAFMVYFIFIIIAIYIISNRIKMKIRKNKYYETIEQRRLYLEKESRIRQEQYDLEKEIEKLKNDKLQIKILAKDKELVNNSLQVVKKNKILNGIIHKLKEIDIEALDDSTKFQVSKLNKSIVKEVNTDKSWKDLEKHIKNVHFEFLKRLKEKYPTISPRELDLSTYLLMNMSTKEIAEIMNISTGGVELARYRLRKKLGLNKKENLIGFLMSI